A region of Ornithodoros turicata isolate Travis chromosome 5, ASM3712646v1, whole genome shotgun sequence DNA encodes the following proteins:
- the LOC135394062 gene encoding RNA-binding protein 1-like isoform X2, with translation MEWNLECKVYVGNLGSGAAKHEIEAAFTKFGPLRNVWVARNPPGFAFVEFEDTRDAEDACRALDGSRLCGTRVRVEMSHGRSRRGGGSRRPPPPPPRYGGGYGARRSRRYSRSRSRSRSRSLRRSTGSRSLSRERR, from the exons AT GGAGTGGAACCTGGAGTGTAAAGTATACGTAGGTAACCTCGGTAGCGGTGCGGCCAAGCACGAAATCGAGGCCGCCTTTACAAAATTTGGTCCCCTCCGTAATGTCTGGGTTGCAAGGAATCCCCCTGGCTTTGCCTTCGTCGAGTTCGAAGACACGAGAGATGCCGAAGATGCATGCCGTGCATTGGATGGCAG TCGATTGTGCGGAACGAGGGTTCGTGTAGAAATGTCGCATGGACGGTCAAGGCGGGGTGgaggaagcagacgacctcCGCCTCCTCCACCACG CTACGGAGGCGGCTATGGCGCTAGGAGATCAAG GCGCTACTCGCGTAGCCGCAGTCGCAGCCGATCCAGGAGCCTTCGTCGTTCCACCGGAAGCCGTTCCCTGTCACGAGAGAGACGCTGA
- the LOC135394062 gene encoding RNA-binding protein 1-like isoform X1, with translation MEWNLECKVYVGNLGSGAAKHEIEAAFTKFGPLRNVWVARNPPGFAFVEFEDTRDAEDACRALDGSRLCGTRVRVEMSHGRSRRGGGSRRPPPPPPRYGGGYGARRSRSRSPRRRYSRSRSRSRSRSLRRSTGSRSLSRERR, from the exons AT GGAGTGGAACCTGGAGTGTAAAGTATACGTAGGTAACCTCGGTAGCGGTGCGGCCAAGCACGAAATCGAGGCCGCCTTTACAAAATTTGGTCCCCTCCGTAATGTCTGGGTTGCAAGGAATCCCCCTGGCTTTGCCTTCGTCGAGTTCGAAGACACGAGAGATGCCGAAGATGCATGCCGTGCATTGGATGGCAG TCGATTGTGCGGAACGAGGGTTCGTGTAGAAATGTCGCATGGACGGTCAAGGCGGGGTGgaggaagcagacgacctcCGCCTCCTCCACCACG CTACGGAGGCGGCTATGGCGCTAGGAGATCAAG GTCCCGTTCCCCACGCAGGCGCTACTCGCGTAGCCGCAGTCGCAGCCGATCCAGGAGCCTTCGTCGTTCCACCGGAAGCCGTTCCCTGTCACGAGAGAGACGCTGA
- the LOC135394062 gene encoding RNA-binding protein 1-like isoform X3, giving the protein MEWNLECKVYVGNLGSGAAKHEIEAAFTKFGPLRNVWVARNPPGFAFVEFEDTRDAEDACRALDGSRLCGTRVRVEMSHGRSRRGGGSRRPPPPPPRYGGGYGARRSRA; this is encoded by the exons AT GGAGTGGAACCTGGAGTGTAAAGTATACGTAGGTAACCTCGGTAGCGGTGCGGCCAAGCACGAAATCGAGGCCGCCTTTACAAAATTTGGTCCCCTCCGTAATGTCTGGGTTGCAAGGAATCCCCCTGGCTTTGCCTTCGTCGAGTTCGAAGACACGAGAGATGCCGAAGATGCATGCCGTGCATTGGATGGCAG TCGATTGTGCGGAACGAGGGTTCGTGTAGAAATGTCGCATGGACGGTCAAGGCGGGGTGgaggaagcagacgacctcCGCCTCCTCCACCACG CTACGGAGGCGGCTATGGCGCTAGGAGATCAAG GGCATGA